A genomic window from Flavobacterium hankyongi includes:
- a CDS encoding FxLYD domain-containing protein codes for MKKRIQHLISAFVLTGFLFMAFGSDNDKTESGKASSSSESSTNSEKKPDVEILKHDATFEESMDSYTIHCRVRNNTDKLINYVDIKATFYDKDGNIVGTGLGNAANFAAGAEKTIDVMGVDIQNCEKYEVQINNQF; via the coding sequence ATGAAGAAAAGAATACAACATTTAATATCTGCATTTGTTTTAACAGGTTTTCTATTTATGGCTTTTGGGAGTGATAATGATAAAACAGAAAGTGGAAAAGCTTCAAGTTCATCGGAATCTAGTACAAACTCAGAAAAAAAGCCAGATGTTGAAATACTTAAGCATGATGCGACTTTTGAAGAAAGTATGGATTCATATACAATCCACTGTAGAGTTAGAAACAATACAGATAAGTTAATTAATTATGTAGATATTAAGGCTACGTTTTATGATAAAGATGGAAACATTGTTGGAACAGGTTTAGGTAATGCGGCAAACTTTGCTGCTGGAGCGGAAAAAACCATAGACGTCATGGGAGTGGATATTCAAAATTGTGAAAAATATGAAGTTCAAATCAATAATCAATTTTAA
- a CDS encoding endonuclease/exonuclease/phosphatase family protein, producing the protein MRYFYTGLLICLLFVSTVSAQIKVCSWNVENIGKSKSDEDIEFIAIMLRDFDVVAIQEVVAGYGGAQAVAKLADALNRKEAKWEYVVSDPTSGSTYKTERYAFLWKSHVLKIKETPWLEKKYQTLIDREPFYATFKSGTKEFTLANFHAITKSKQPETEIKYFKLLPSQYPNLNLIFIGDFNCPQSHTVFNPLKSMGYISVFKNQKTSLKKECNRDTCLASEFDNIWFDGKKNKVVNRKAIHFYENFQSLDEARKISDHIPIVVEFEFF; encoded by the coding sequence ATGCGTTACTTCTACACCGGTTTATTAATATGTTTGCTATTTGTCAGTACAGTATCTGCTCAGATAAAGGTGTGTTCCTGGAATGTTGAAAACATAGGTAAATCAAAATCAGATGAGGATATTGAATTTATTGCTATCATGTTACGTGACTTTGATGTTGTAGCGATACAAGAAGTAGTTGCAGGTTATGGTGGTGCTCAAGCTGTCGCAAAATTGGCAGATGCCTTGAATCGAAAGGAAGCAAAATGGGAGTATGTTGTTAGTGATCCAACCTCAGGGAGTACGTATAAAACAGAACGTTATGCTTTTTTATGGAAAAGTCATGTTTTAAAAATTAAAGAGACTCCATGGTTGGAAAAAAAATATCAGACCTTAATTGATAGAGAACCTTTTTATGCTACGTTTAAATCAGGGACTAAAGAATTTACATTGGCTAATTTTCACGCTATTACCAAAAGTAAACAACCAGAGACAGAAATTAAGTATTTTAAATTGTTACCATCCCAATACCCAAATTTGAACTTAATCTTTATTGGTGATTTCAACTGTCCACAATCACATACTGTTTTTAATCCTCTTAAAAGTATGGGCTATATTTCGGTTTTTAAAAATCAAAAAACATCCTTAAAAAAGGAATGTAATAGAGATACTTGTTTGGCTTCTGAATTTGATAATATTTGGTTTGATGGGAAAAAGAATAAGGTTGTAAATAGAAAAGCAATTCATTTTTATGAAAATTTTCAATCTCTTGACGAAGCACGAAAAATTTCG
- the cas9 gene encoding type II CRISPR RNA-guided endonuclease Cas9 (Cas9, originally named Csn1, is the large, multifunctional signature protein of type II CRISPR/Cas systems. It is well known even to general audiences because its RNA-guided endonuclease activity has made it a popular tool for custom editing of eukaryotic genomes.), producing MARILGLDLGTNSIGWAIIDTENEGKEQIIDKGVRIFSEGVKSEKGIESSRASERTAYRSARKIKYRRKLRKYETLKILSLNGMCPLSIEEVEDWKKSGFKKYPLNPEFLKWLRTDEVENKNPYVFRDRASKQKVALFELGRAFYHIAQRRGFLSNRLDQSAEGVFEEHNPQIQSLIEDLDTTNLILEELKSYFINLGIIDETVKGGFKKDLDEGEGKLKKLYTSLIAITKKNEDDIEKCKEELIARLNKKDDLGKVKGKIKDISQAMLDGNFKTLGQYFYSLYNKGEIRNQYTSREEHYLKEFEIICEVQGIEGIDNTEKLPEKKFTGLAKDLYKAIFFQRPLKSQKGLIGKCSFEKSKSRCAISHPDFEEYRMWTYLNTIKIGTQSEKTLRFLTQEEKLKLIPKFYRKNDFNFEVLAKELVEKGASFGYYKSSKKNEFFYWFNYKPTDSVSACQVSASLKNTVGDDWKTKIFTYQTLNAKKEEVTKTVDYKDLWHLLSVSTSDIYLYEYAKEKLGLDDKSAKAFSKIKLKKDFASLSLSAITKILPYLKEGLLYSHAVFMANISTIVDAEIWKDVEQRNYIQNKIAEIIENYTFEKGLLEVVNGLIKEYKTENEDGKKVYYSNEAEPEFANDLKKKLLVFYKSNKMEDEREQQAIFNHLLPIFIEQLKKYEFIKIKRLDEKVLEFLKGENETGQVFCSEEKGTDQEKEKKVNNRLKKLYHPSDIEVFKKKIIKDEFGNEKVVLGSPLTSSIKNPMAMRALHQLRKVLNTLILEGEVDENTRIHIEMARELNDANRRKGIQDYQKEREELYKIYESKIKELYQIKTGNELVIVTNEDLQRFESALQQTKDGRLITKEELLKYKIWEEQNHICVYTGRTISIDSFLGSDPKFDIEHTIPRSISQDNSLMNKTLCDKDFNRTIKGKKMPIELSNYNDILPRIQHWKKEAEKLDDEIKLITKQIKVASTKEIKDKKIRRRHYLTLKRDYLQGKYDRFIWKEPKVGFKNSQIPDTGIITKYAQAYLKSYFKRVESVKGGMVAEFRKQWGIQESYIDENGFKQYKEKDRSKHTHHTIDAITIACMTKDKYDVLAHAWRLEDEQNKKEAKAIIEQAKPWKTFKEDLLKIEDEILVSHFTPDNVKKQSKKIIRVRGKKQYVAEIERDEKGKAIPKKDANGKVIYKLNEKGEKIPRLHQGDTVRGSLHLAGNYGAIKQPELDEFTNKPKHTSNGTFILKKDIKGNDVINFVERKALTKLSDNDIKNIVDPVVAQKIQKAVEEGKITFKTILGKKVAVIKEGTTIWMREPNEEKNLVGIPINKVRVFVPNVKNPLEIKKHSLLSKSRFEHKQVIYAQNDENYAMAIYELDGKRDFELINNFSLVKLIKQGQGNYPLSKEKEIQGKKVQIPIVKSNNRDVVLKRGQQVVFYDKETETPKDITEIIDLKGRIYIIEGLSIQRIVRPSGKIDEYGVIMLRYFKEARKSDDIKKDNFKPDGTFKLGENKPTRKMNHNQFSAFVEGIDFKVLPSGKFQKI from the coding sequence ATGGCAAGAATACTAGGTTTAGATTTAGGAACAAACTCGATAGGGTGGGCGATTATAGATACTGAAAATGAAGGCAAGGAGCAAATTATTGATAAAGGAGTTAGGATATTTTCAGAAGGAGTTAAGTCAGAAAAAGGAATTGAAAGTTCTCGTGCTTCTGAAAGAACAGCTTACAGAAGTGCAAGAAAAATAAAGTACCGAAGAAAATTAAGGAAATACGAAACTCTAAAAATTCTCTCTTTAAATGGAATGTGTCCTTTGTCGATTGAAGAAGTTGAAGACTGGAAAAAATCAGGTTTTAAAAAATATCCGCTTAATCCTGAATTCCTGAAATGGTTACGAACTGATGAAGTTGAAAATAAAAATCCTTATGTTTTTAGGGATAGAGCCAGTAAACAAAAAGTAGCTTTATTTGAGCTTGGACGAGCTTTCTACCATATTGCCCAAAGAAGGGGTTTTTTGAGCAACAGACTTGACCAATCAGCAGAAGGAGTTTTTGAAGAACATAATCCTCAAATTCAGTCGTTAATTGAAGATTTGGATACAACAAATTTAATTTTGGAAGAATTAAAAAGTTATTTTATAAATCTTGGAATTATCGATGAAACCGTAAAAGGTGGATTTAAAAAAGATTTGGACGAAGGAGAAGGCAAATTGAAAAAGTTATATACTTCATTGATAGCAATAACTAAAAAGAATGAAGATGATATTGAGAAATGTAAAGAAGAACTCATTGCCAGATTAAATAAAAAAGATGATTTAGGAAAAGTAAAAGGAAAAATCAAAGACATTTCACAAGCTATGCTTGATGGAAATTTTAAAACATTAGGACAATACTTTTACAGTCTTTACAACAAAGGGGAAATCAGAAATCAATATACTTCAAGAGAGGAACATTATCTTAAAGAATTTGAAATAATTTGTGAAGTTCAGGGAATTGAAGGAATTGATAATACCGAAAAATTACCCGAAAAGAAATTTACAGGTTTAGCCAAAGATTTGTATAAAGCCATTTTCTTTCAGCGACCATTAAAATCACAGAAAGGCTTGATTGGAAAGTGCTCTTTTGAAAAAAGCAAATCACGTTGCGCTATCTCTCATCCGGATTTTGAGGAGTACAGAATGTGGACGTATTTGAACACCATAAAGATTGGAACCCAAAGTGAAAAAACATTGCGTTTTCTGACACAAGAAGAGAAATTGAAATTGATTCCGAAATTCTACAGAAAGAACGATTTTAATTTTGAAGTTTTAGCTAAAGAACTTGTTGAAAAAGGAGCGAGTTTCGGCTATTACAAATCTTCAAAAAAGAATGAGTTTTTTTATTGGTTTAACTACAAACCAACAGACAGTGTTTCGGCTTGCCAGGTTTCTGCTTCATTGAAAAATACTGTCGGGGATGATTGGAAAACAAAAATATTCACGTATCAAACACTAAATGCTAAAAAAGAAGAAGTAACCAAAACAGTTGATTACAAAGATTTATGGCATTTGCTTTCTGTTTCGACTTCGGATATTTATTTATATGAATATGCAAAAGAAAAATTAGGATTAGATGATAAAAGTGCAAAAGCTTTTAGTAAAATAAAATTGAAAAAGGATTTTGCCAGTTTGAGTTTATCTGCAATCACTAAAATTTTGCCTTATCTAAAAGAAGGGCTTTTGTATTCTCACGCCGTATTTATGGCAAACATTTCAACTATTGTGGATGCCGAAATTTGGAAGGATGTTGAACAGAGAAACTATATTCAAAATAAAATCGCAGAAATTATTGAAAATTACACTTTTGAAAAAGGTTTGTTGGAAGTTGTTAATGGTTTAATAAAAGAATATAAAACTGAAAATGAAGATGGTAAAAAAGTATATTATTCAAATGAAGCAGAACCAGAATTTGCAAATGATTTGAAGAAAAAATTACTTGTTTTTTACAAATCAAATAAGATGGAGGATGAAAGAGAGCAACAAGCCATTTTCAATCATTTGTTACCAATTTTTATTGAACAATTAAAGAAATATGAGTTCATCAAAATAAAGAGATTAGATGAAAAAGTTTTAGAATTTCTGAAAGGAGAAAATGAAACTGGTCAAGTATTTTGTAGTGAAGAAAAAGGAACAGACCAAGAGAAGGAAAAGAAAGTAAATAATAGGCTAAAAAAACTATATCATCCATCAGATATCGAGGTTTTCAAAAAGAAAATTATCAAAGATGAGTTTGGAAATGAAAAAGTAGTTTTAGGAAGCCCTTTGACTTCATCCATTAAAAATCCTATGGCAATGCGAGCTTTGCACCAATTGCGAAAAGTTTTGAATACGCTTATTCTTGAAGGAGAAGTTGACGAAAATACAAGAATTCACATTGAGATGGCTCGTGAATTGAATGATGCGAATCGAAGAAAGGGAATTCAGGATTATCAAAAAGAAAGAGAAGAATTATATAAAATTTATGAATCAAAAATTAAAGAACTCTATCAAATAAAGACAGGTAATGAATTAGTAATCGTCACCAATGAGGATTTACAAAGATTTGAATCAGCTTTACAACAAACTAAAGATGGAAGACTGATTACTAAAGAAGAACTTTTAAAATACAAGATTTGGGAAGAGCAAAATCATATTTGTGTTTATACAGGAAGAACAATCAGTATAGATAGTTTTTTGGGTTCAGATCCAAAATTTGATATTGAGCATACAATACCAAGAAGTATTTCACAAGATAATTCATTGATGAACAAAACACTTTGTGATAAAGATTTTAATAGAACAATTAAAGGTAAAAAAATGCCAATAGAATTATCTAATTACAATGATATTTTGCCAAGAATTCAGCATTGGAAAAAAGAGGCAGAAAAATTAGATGATGAAATAAAACTTATTACTAAACAAATAAAAGTAGCATCAACTAAAGAAATAAAAGATAAAAAAATAAGAAGAAGACATTATTTGACTTTAAAACGAGATTATCTTCAAGGAAAATATGATAGATTTATTTGGAAAGAACCAAAGGTTGGATTCAAAAACAGCCAAATCCCGGATACAGGAATTATTACCAAATATGCGCAAGCTTATTTAAAATCGTATTTTAAAAGAGTGGAAAGCGTAAAAGGTGGAATGGTTGCCGAATTTAGAAAACAATGGGGAATTCAGGAAAGTTATATTGATGAAAACGGATTCAAGCAATACAAAGAAAAAGACCGAAGTAAACATACACACCATACAATTGATGCCATAACGATTGCCTGTATGACCAAAGACAAATACGATGTTTTGGCTCACGCATGGAGATTGGAAGACGAGCAAAACAAAAAAGAGGCAAAAGCTATAATTGAACAAGCAAAACCCTGGAAGACCTTCAAAGAAGATTTGCTGAAAATTGAGGATGAAATTTTAGTTTCGCATTTCACTCCTGACAATGTTAAAAAACAGTCTAAAAAAATTATTAGAGTTCGTGGAAAAAAGCAATATGTAGCCGAAATAGAGCGTGATGAAAAAGGAAAAGCAATACCAAAAAAAGATGCTAATGGGAAAGTAATTTACAAGTTAAACGAAAAAGGAGAAAAAATTCCAAGATTGCATCAAGGTGACACAGTAAGAGGTTCTTTGCATTTAGCAGGAAATTATGGAGCAATAAAACAGCCTGAGTTAGATGAGTTCACAAATAAACCGAAGCATACATCAAACGGAACTTTTATTTTAAAAAAAGACATAAAAGGGAATGATGTAATTAATTTTGTTGAGAGGAAAGCTTTGACAAAATTATCAGATAATGATATTAAAAATATTGTTGATCCTGTTGTTGCTCAAAAAATTCAAAAAGCTGTCGAAGAAGGCAAAATAACTTTTAAAACAATTTTAGGAAAAAAAGTTGCTGTAATTAAAGAAGGAACTACTATTTGGATGAGAGAGCCAAATGAGGAGAAAAATTTAGTTGGGATTCCAATCAATAAGGTTCGTGTTTTCGTTCCAAATGTTAAAAACCCTTTAGAGATAAAAAAACATAGCCTTTTATCTAAATCTCGTTTTGAACATAAACAAGTGATTTATGCGCAGAATGATGAGAATTATGCAATGGCTATATATGAGTTAGATGGTAAACGAGATTTCGAATTGATTAATAATTTCAGTTTAGTAAAATTAATTAAACAAGGTCAAGGGAATTATCCTTTATCTAAAGAAAAAGAAATTCAAGGTAAAAAAGTACAAATTCCAATAGTAAAAAGTAATAACCGTGATGTCGTTTTAAAAAGAGGACAACAAGTTGTTTTTTATGATAAAGAAACGGAAACTCCGAAAGATATTACGGAAATTATTGATTTAAAAGGAAGGATTTACATTATTGAAGGGTTGTCAATTCAAAGAATAGTTAGGCCATCAGGAAAAATTGATGAATATGGGGTAATCATGTTAAGATATTTTAAAGAAGCTAGAAAATCAGATGATATTAAAAAAGATAATTTTAAACCTGATGGTACTTTTAAATTAGGAGAAAATAAACCAACAAGAAAAATGAATCATAATCAATTTTCGGCTTTTGTTGAAGGAATTGATTTTAAAGTATTGCCATCAGGAAAATTTCAAAAAATATAA
- the cas1 gene encoding type II CRISPR-associated endonuclease Cas1, whose protein sequence is MLKKAILIENKSSITTKLNQLVIENEHRKGTISIEDIGFLVIDNQETYISLPALNLLIENNSSVIICGKNHLPNGLFLNLNSHHIQQEIFKNQIEASLPLKKQLWQQTIVEKITNQGILLEKITAKKNNFDFLASKVLSGDTSNMEGVAANFYWKTFFEHQFKRERFGDYPNNFLNYGYALLRAATARALSGSGLLNTLGIHHKSKYNAFALADDIMEPFRPIVDEKVYEIMQQYREQELNTEIKSELLQILTRTVYFKEEKSPLMVALQKTASSLQQCFTGERKKIKYPKLWS, encoded by the coding sequence ATGTTAAAGAAAGCCATATTAATAGAAAATAAAAGCTCAATTACTACAAAACTAAATCAATTAGTTATTGAAAATGAACATAGAAAAGGAACAATTTCAATAGAAGACATCGGCTTTTTAGTTATTGACAATCAAGAAACATATATTAGTCTGCCTGCATTAAACTTGTTAATTGAAAACAATTCCTCTGTTATAATTTGTGGCAAAAATCACTTGCCTAATGGATTATTCTTAAATCTAAATAGTCATCACATTCAACAAGAAATATTTAAAAATCAAATAGAGGCAAGTCTCCCTTTAAAAAAACAACTTTGGCAACAAACGATAGTAGAGAAAATTACCAACCAGGGAATATTGTTAGAAAAAATTACGGCAAAGAAAAATAATTTTGACTTTTTAGCATCCAAGGTTTTGAGTGGTGATACTTCTAATATGGAAGGAGTTGCTGCAAATTTTTATTGGAAAACCTTTTTTGAACATCAATTTAAAAGAGAGCGTTTTGGTGATTATCCTAATAATTTTTTGAACTATGGTTATGCATTGCTCAGAGCCGCAACTGCAAGAGCACTTTCAGGAAGTGGTCTTTTAAATACGTTAGGAATTCATCATAAAAGCAAATACAATGCTTTTGCACTTGCAGATGATATTATGGAACCTTTTCGACCTATTGTAGATGAAAAAGTATACGAAATAATGCAACAATACCGAGAGCAAGAATTAAATACAGAAATAAAGTCCGAACTATTACAAATTCTAACTCGAACAGTTTATTTCAAAGAAGAAAAAAGTCCATTAATGGTTGCATTACAAAAAACGGCTAGTTCATTGCAGCAATGTTTTACTGGGGAACGGAAAAAGATAAAATATCCAAAACTATGGAGCTAA
- a CDS encoding type I restriction endonuclease has translation MELQTQLKQLADKIHQLKDKIETEESTKHAFVLPFINLLGYDTFNPTEVVPEYTADLGIKKGEKVDYAIVQNGEPIMIIECKNWKENLTVHGSQLFRYFHVSKTRFALLTNGIQYQFFTDLDEKNKMDEKPFFEFDMASLKDSAVNEIAKFHKSNFDINKILDNASSLKYIKEIRKQIDIEIEKPSTEFVRLFTSKVYNGRLTEKVMEEFTELVQKAFGQLIGEKINERLHFALNKEVIIQEKDQIEEPEATRVNTTDEELEAYRIVVAILRRKVTTNRIVHRDTQSYFGILLDDNNRKPLCRLHLNGGKKYIGLFNNDKNENRQPIESIDDIYLFEQELLDTVGLYEVE, from the coding sequence ATGGAACTTCAAACACAACTCAAGCAATTAGCGGATAAAATTCACCAGCTTAAAGACAAAATTGAAACGGAAGAATCGACTAAGCATGCTTTTGTACTTCCGTTTATAAATCTATTAGGTTACGATACTTTCAATCCAACCGAAGTAGTGCCAGAATATACCGCCGATTTAGGTATCAAAAAAGGAGAGAAAGTAGATTACGCAATTGTTCAAAACGGCGAACCTATTATGATTATTGAATGCAAGAACTGGAAAGAGAATCTTACGGTTCATGGATCACAGCTGTTCAGGTATTTTCATGTTAGTAAAACTCGTTTTGCATTGTTGACCAACGGTATACAGTATCAGTTTTTTACCGATTTAGACGAGAAAAACAAAATGGACGAAAAGCCATTTTTTGAATTCGACATGGCATCATTGAAAGACAGTGCTGTCAATGAGATAGCCAAGTTTCACAAATCCAATTTTGATATCAATAAGATTTTGGATAATGCCAGTTCGCTCAAATACATCAAGGAAATCCGAAAGCAAATTGATATAGAAATAGAAAAGCCTTCCACGGAATTTGTCCGCTTATTTACCTCAAAAGTGTATAACGGCAGATTGACCGAAAAAGTCATGGAAGAATTCACAGAGTTAGTGCAAAAGGCTTTTGGTCAGCTGATAGGAGAAAAAATCAATGAGCGACTGCATTTTGCTCTAAACAAAGAAGTCATCATACAAGAAAAAGATCAAATTGAAGAGCCTGAAGCTACTCGAGTAAATACAACTGATGAAGAATTAGAAGCGTATAGAATCGTAGTAGCTATTTTGAGAAGAAAGGTTACTACTAACCGAATTGTGCACAGGGATACTCAATCGTATTTCGGTATACTGTTAGATGACAACAATCGTAAACCACTTTGTAGACTACATCTTAACGGTGGGAAAAAGTATATTGGATTATTCAATAACGACAAAAATGAAAATCGACAACCAATAGAAAGTATTGACGATATCTATTTATTCGAACAAGAATTGTTGGATACTGTTGGATTGTATGAAGTGGAGTAA
- the cas2 gene encoding CRISPR-associated endonuclease Cas2, whose amino-acid sequence MELNGYRIMWLFVFFDLPTETKKDRKNASGFRNNLLKDGFSMMQYSVYIRHCASGESADVHEKRIHKLLPPLGKVSVLRITDKQFGNILNFWGKAAIPKEPQPTQLELF is encoded by the coding sequence ATGGAGCTAAATGGATACCGAATTATGTGGTTATTTGTATTTTTTGATTTGCCAACAGAAACTAAAAAGGATAGAAAAAATGCCTCAGGCTTTCGAAACAATTTGTTGAAGGATGGTTTTAGCATGATGCAATATTCGGTATATATTAGACATTGTGCTAGCGGCGAAAGTGCAGATGTTCATGAGAAACGAATTCACAAATTGCTCCCCCCTTTAGGAAAAGTTTCAGTATTGCGAATAACCGACAAGCAATTTGGTAATATCTTGAATTTTTGGGGCAAGGCAGCAATACCCAAAGAGCCTCAGCCTACACAATTGGAATTATTTTAG
- a CDS encoding transposase, with protein sequence MKNRKRNRMSGFDYSSNNLYFITNCVKNNLCCFGNVIPVGTGRDLSVQHPDNNSQNIIMQLNEYGAIVKNKIEWLELQYPYVAIHNYVIMPNHFHLILEIDSNKIKVKEVKIKSVSSLMGALKTTTSKQIHNLGFVDFAWHRSFHDHIIRDEKQFFYITSYIDNNPQKWFQDKFFNALK encoded by the coding sequence ATGAAAAATCGTAAAAGAAATCGAATGTCTGGATTCGATTATTCCAGCAATAATTTATATTTTATCACGAATTGTGTAAAAAATAATTTGTGTTGTTTTGGTAATGTGATTCCCGTAGGGACAGGTCGCGACCTGTCCGTCCAACATCCCGATAATAATTCCCAAAATATTATCATGCAATTGAATGAATATGGCGCAATTGTAAAAAATAAAATTGAATGGTTAGAATTGCAATATCCTTATGTAGCGATTCATAATTATGTAATCATGCCCAATCATTTTCATTTAATTTTAGAAATCGATAGTAATAAAATAAAAGTTAAAGAAGTTAAAATAAAATCTGTTTCAAGTTTGATGGGAGCCTTAAAAACGACAACCTCAAAGCAAATACATAATTTAGGATTTGTTGATTTTGCTTGGCATCGTTCTTTTCACGATCATATTATTAGAGACGAAAAACAATTTTTTTACATTACAAGCTATATTGATAATAACCCTCAAAAATGGTTTCAAGATAAATTTTTTAATGCCCTAAAATAA